The genomic region AGGCCCGTGAGGTGGTGGTCGATATGTACCGCCTGCACGAGGTCAAGCTGGCCGACGCACCCTTCGAAGGTCACATGCCGGTGACTGCCAGGACAACCAGCGAGCGACGTAGCGTCACTTTCCCGGCCGGCTCAGTTCGGGTGCCAACCGATCAGCCCCTCGGCGACCTGGCCATCCTGCTGCTGGAGCCGGGCTCACCCGACTCGTTCTTTCAGTGGGGTTTCTTTCTGGAGGTCCTCCAGAGTACCGAATATGCGGAAGGCTACGTCATGGAGCCGCTGGCACGGCGCATGCTGGCCCACGACCCGGCACTGAGGGATTCGTTTGAGCTGCGGCTGGCCGAGGACACTTCCTTCGCCGCCGACCCACAGGCCCAGCTGCAGTGGTTCTACCGGCAAACGCCCTATTTCGATGACCGCTGGCAGGTCTACCCGGTGGGGCGGGAGCCGTAGCGAGTCCCAGACCGTTCCCGGCCGGGCCCAGCCGCTTGTCAGTGACATTACGCCAATAAGTCCTTAGATTCCAACAGTTCGGGTACGAGCTACCCGCCCAGCCGCGCCAGAATCAGAGGAGGGGTCGCTGTTGACTGAGACCGGGCACCGCAAGCTGGCCGCTATCATGTTTACCGACATCGTGGGCTATACGGCCACCATGGCTCGTGATGAACGGCAGGCGCTGAAGATTCTCGAGCAATCCCGCAATGTGCTCCAACCCCTGATTAAGGCCCATGCTGGGCAGTGGCTCAAGGAAATGGGCGACGGCACCCTCTCAGCCTTTGAGAGCGCTACCGAAGCCGTTAATTGCGCCCTTGAAATTCAACGCGAACTTGCCCGCACCGGCAGCTTCCAGCTGCGCATCGGTATTCACGTCGGCGATGTGCTTTTTGAAGGGGGTGATGTCTTCGGCGACGGCGTCAATGTGGCCGCACGCATTGAGCCGTTGGCGCAGCCAGGGGGTATCAGCGTATCCGACCCGGTTTACGATGCTATCCGCAACAAGCCGGAAATCGACGCGGTATTCCTGGGCAAGAAGCAGCTCAAGAACGTGAACCGCCCGGTAAAAGTCTTTGAGTTGGCCGGTGAAGGACTGCCGGCACCCCGTCAGGGCAGCCGCCCTGTCAAGGAGCGACTGCCAGTTGCCAGAGCCGTCATGCGGCGGGCGGTCTGGCTCCCAGCTGCGGTGGCGGTGGCCGGGCTGGCGGGCTATGCGCTCATCGCGCGACTCCCGCTGAGGGGTGGGGCCATAACCTCCGTGGCCGTGCTCCCATTCGAAAATTTTACCGGCGATCCTGAGCAGGATTACTTTGTGGAGGGCATGCACGAAGCCATCATCGCCAACCTGGCGCAGATCAAGGCCCTGACGGTAACCTCACGCACCTCGGTCATGCGTTACAAGGACAGCGATAAGCTGTTGCCTCAGATTGCCAGGGAGCTGGGGGTGGATGCACTGGTGGAGGGTTCCGTGATCCAGGCCGACGATTCGGTGCGCATCACCGCTCAGCTGATTGATGCCCGCACTGATCAGCACCTGTGGGCGGAGGAGTTTGACCGCGACTTGCGCCACGTGCTGGCACTGCAAAGTGAAGTGGCCAAGGCCATCGCCCGCCGGATCAGCATTGCGCTGACCCCCGCCGAGGAAGCCCAGCTGGCCGGCTCACCCGTCCCCGTCGATCCCGCCGCCTACGGGGCCTACCTGCGGGGCCGACACCATTGGAACAAGCGCACTTTTGACGGACTCAACCGGAGCATGGAGTATTTCAACCAGGCCGTTGACATCGACCCCACCTTTGCCCTGGGGTATGCCGGGCTTGCCGACGCCTTCAACATGCAGGGCAGCTACAGCTATCTGCCGCCTAGGGATGTGCTGCCCCGCGCCGGCGCTATGGCCCGTCGAGCCTTGAGTCTCGATAGTACCCTGGCCGAGGCCCACGCAGCCCTGGCCGCGTTCCAGTTCAATTACGAGTGGGATTGGGAGGCCGCCGAAAAGACATTCCTGCATGCGCTACGCCTCAATCCCGGTTATGCCACCGCTCACCACTGGTACGCTCAGCTGCTCATAGCCACGGGCCGGACAGAGGAGAGTTTCCAGGCCATGGCCCGGGCCGCAGAGCTCGATCCCCTGGATCTGGAAATCAGCGGAGGCCTGGCCCGGAAGTACTATTTCGCCCGTCAATACGACCACGCCATCGAACAATGCCTCAAAACCCTTGAGCTGGATGACAGGCACTTCTTCCCCTACATTTATCTGGGACTGTCCTACGCCTACAAGGGCATGTTTGAGGAGGCAATTCCTGCCCTGCAAACAGCGCTAGCTCTGTCAGGAGGGAACGCCCTGGTGGCCTCCGGATTGGGCTTTACTTACGGTCTGGCCGGCAGAGAGCAGGATGCTCTGGCCATCCTGGCTGAGCTCAATGCCGCCGCTGACGAACGCTATATTCCGGCCGTCAGCATGGCCGCCATCCATACGGGGCTTGGCGACTTGGAAGCGGCCATGTCGTGGCTCGAGAGGGCGTATTCGGAGCGGCACCACTACTTGATATTCTTCCGGGTCGAACCTATGGTGGACACGCTGCGCTCCCATCCCCGCTTTGTCAACCTGCTTCAAAAAATGAATCTTGATTGAGGCCCTTTAAACCGTCTCATCGTTAGGCGCCCTCCCGGACCGCCACTGGGAACCAACCGGCCCTCGAACCGTAGGCTCCATGGGACCGAAAATGTTGTAATCGTAACCCCTAACGCCTACATTGCCGAACGAGGTGATGATGACTAAACGGATTTCCCCGGCTGGACGATGGCTTCTTCTCTGCGGGATCGGACTGTCCGGCTGCATGTCATACACGAATCCGGAGGTCGATCCTTATTTCGCCGGCTACCACGCCGCTAACCCAGCTCACCGCCTGACGGAGACCATCCCCGACAGAGCGGCGCTCAATGAGGCTGACGCACTCGCCCAAGCTACCGTACCCGCTGCCGTCGTCGACACGCCAGGATCCGGCGGCGAGACTTACACCGGCAGCATGCACCGTAACTTGTACCGCGATCCCTATTACCGGCGGGGCGGCTCACGGCTGAACCTCTCGTACCATCTTTACGGTCCCTATCACTACCGCGGTCTTCGTAGCCGTCTCTGGCTCAGCCACCATCAGCGTTGGAACCAGCTCCCCTGGTATGCCTATGACCCGTTTTTCGATGCTGCGTGGTGGCATGACCCCTGGTATGGCTACGGTCAGTACGGTGCCTATCTCGACCCCTGGTATGCCTCTGGCTACGACCCTTGGTACTTCGATCCCTGGTACTACGACCCCTATTACGCGGGCTATGTCAATGCCTTCGGTCCTTACTACGGCTGGCGCAACCACTACCATGGATCAAGCTGGTACCGGGACGGCGGTCTCGCGGACGCAAGCAACCAGAACACATCCCGAACGCGACGCCCCCGCAACCGTTGGGGCCTGCCTACAGGGTCCGCGGCGGAACTCGCGTCCAACACCGATGATGGCAGCACGATGACCAAAGTGGTTGCCTCCGGGCCAGGGTCCTCCGGCTCCTGGAGAGGCTCGGCCACAACCGCCAAGGCTAAGTCCAGCGGCTCGGCTTCGGCTGGCAAGCAGGCGCGCGGGGCCAACAGGCGGGGCAGCGCCGCCAGGCCACGTAAGGAGCAATCGTCCGCCGGGAGCACCAGGCAACATATCTCCTCCCGGTCAAAGAGCAGCAAAGGCAGCAATAGCGGCAAAACGCGCCGTTCCCGCGACCGGAAGCCCTAGGTTTCCGCCACCCACTCCAGGCTGACTCATGTTGGACACCCCCTCCCAGATCCCCCAACGGGCGGTGCTCATGCTCATCATCTTAACTGCACTGCTCAGCGGGCAGAACGATCAGGATGCCGTGCGTCCTTTTGTGGGGCTGGGCGGGCCGGGTGGCCGCGCGAGTGGACTGGCGCAGGCCTTCACCGGCATCGCCGACGATGCCACGGCCCTCTATTACAACCCCGCCGGGCTGGCCCATCTGGTGAAAACCGAAATCAGTCTGGGGTTTCACTACCTTGGGGTTTCCACGGAGGTTTCGCCCTCAGGGACGTCCTCGCCCGCAACCATCACCGCCACTCGCCTGGGGAATGTGGGCCTGGCGCTACCTGTTGCCCACACGAAATTGACGGTGGCGGCAGCCTACCATTTGCTGCGTTCCTTTGAGCATCAGCGTGAACTGAATTCGGCGGAGTCCCGGTTTCGCATCACCGAGGAGGGCAGCATAGCCGCCGTTGCTCTCGGCGCCGGTTATCAGGTGTCCAGCAAGCTGGCCCTGGGAGCGGCCCTGGAAGTGTTCACCGGGCACAACAAGTATACCGAAAACAGTGCCTTTTTTACCGGCTCGGTGCAGGACTCGACCGATTTTGTTCGGATTGAGCCCAGCTACTCTGGGGTGGGGCTAAACCTGGGAGTGCTGCTGGCGCCGGTCCCACGCTGGCGGGTAGGATTGCTGGTGCGTTCACCGCAGAAAGTGGCGATAAAGGAAGAATTCAGCGCCACCGGCATCAGTCCGGACAACTATAACTACGAATCCCTGGCCTCCTATTCCCTGCGCCTGGGCTCTTCACTGACCGCAGGCCCCCTGATTTTCAGCGGGGACATGATCTGGTTCGACTACTCCCAGATACGGTTCAAGTCGAATCTGGTGGACCTCATCGATTCTGCTGAGGTACCCATCGACATCGGCATCAACGACACCCTGCGGAACCAATATGCCAGCACCGTCGGCTATGCGGTGGGTGGCGAGCTGCTGGTGCCCTTCATGAACTTAAAGCTGCGGGCTGGATACCGGCGCGATCCACCCATCATGCGGGAATCTTTCCCCCGCATGATCCAGCAGACCGTGGCCCTGGGCATGAGCGTGGTGCCGGTGCCGCAGATCAAGATCGATTTGGCGGTGAACTTCACGGTCTGGCGGCGGGAATTGAATGACGGCAGCTCCGAACTCACCACGGCCGCGCTGGGATGGCTCAGCTTCGCCTACCGGCTATGAGGCCAGTAGGCGCGACTTGCTACCTCGGCGATGGGCCGCTGCTCCGGCCAGCCCCCTCCCTGCCTGTCCCCCGTGGAACCCCGCCGCCAACACACCGTTGCACTCACGCTGGATGCGATCCATATTGGGCCCCCCGGCGGAGGCCCACCTAACAGTGAAAGGCACCACCATCTTGCCCCGCGTGAAGCTACCCGTCATTGCAGCCGTCGCTAGCCTGATGTTCGGACTTTCAGGCTGCAGTGCCCAGCATAAGGACGCCGAGGATATGAGCGACCGTTTTCGAGGCCAGCTCATCGCGCCGGAGTTCCCCGTCGGCATGGACTGGCTCAATACCCCTAAGCCGTTGAGCCTGAGCGAGTTGCGCGGCAAGGTGGTCTTGCTGGACTTCTGGACGTATTGCTGCATCAACTGCATGCACGTGATTCCCGAGCTGAAGGTGCTGGAAGAGAAGTACCGGGACGAACTGGTGGTGATCGGGGTGCACAGCGCCAAATTCACCACCGAGCAGGAGACCAACAATATCCGGCAGGCCATCCTGCGGTACGAGATCGAACACCCGGTGGTGAATGACAGCAAATTCGAGCTCTGGCGCGCCTATGGCGTCCGGGCCTGGCCTACCATGATCCTCATCGATCCCGAGGGCAAAATCATCGGCACGCGCTCCGGCGAAGGAGCACTGGCGGTGTTCGACCCCCTGATCGCTGAGGTGGTAAACCTGTTCGACAGGGAGGGCAAGATCGACCGGCGCGCCATTGAGGTCAGCCTGGAAGCCGATCGTGAACCCCGGCGCATACTCTCATTTCCGGGCAAGGTGCTCGCCGACCCGGACCAGCCCGTGCTCTACATCAGTGACGCCAACCATAACCGCATCCTGGTGGTGGACCGCAAGAGCGAGGAAATTCTACAGGTCATTGGGGCGGGCACCAAAGGCGCTGACGACGGACCGTTTCAGCAGGCTAGCTTCAATCACCCCCAGGGGCTGGCCCTGGCCGACGGCAAACTTTACATCGCCGACACGGAAAATCACCTCATCCGCGTAGCCGACCTCCACGCCGGCGAGGTTACCACCCTTTTGGGCACCGGCAGGCAGGCCCGGCGATTCAACCTTCCCGGCACCGGCCGGGAGGTGGCCATCAACTCGCCCTGGGACCTGGTGCTGGTGGGTGACCGGCTGTTCGTTGCCATGGCTGGCTTCCACCAGATCTGGGAGGTTAACATTAACACGGCCTACGGCGAGCCCTTCGCCGGCAGCGGACGGGAAAACATTGTGGACGGACCCCGCCTGTCAGCCCAACTGGCCCAGCCCAGCGGCCTCACCACCGATGGAACGAACCTCTATTTCGCCGACAGCGAGGTGAGCGCCGTCCGTCAGGTGCCCCTGAATGGCGCGGGGAGCGTGGAAACGCTTGTGGGCCAGGGACTGTTCGACTTTGGCGATGACGAAGGCAGCGGCGACAAGGCCCGCTTTCAGCACCCCCTGGGGGTGGCCTGGGCCGAGGGGCGGCTCTACGTGGCCGATACCTACAATAACCGGGTCAAGGTCATCGACCCCGGCGAAGACCGGGTCACCCGCTTTGCGGGCAGCGGCCAGCCGGGCTACACCGACGATCCCGCCACTTTCGACGAACCGGGCGGGCTCAGCTACGCCGACGGTGTGCTTTACGTGGCCGACACCAACAATCATCTGGTGCGCAAGCTGGACCTTGCCACCGGCGCGGTCACCACCATGAACCTGCGGAACCTGCAGCTGGCCAACGACGACCTGCCCGCCGACGAAACTTTCCAGCTGGCTCCCGTGGCACTGGCTGACGGGGCCGCAGCCGCCTTCACCCTGGAGCTGCCCCCCAACATGAAACTCCTGGACGAGGCGCCCTCCTACCTGGCTCAGTCCGGCGGCAAAAGCGTGCCCATCACGTCGCTCACCACGATCCTGCCGCTGGCGGCGATTCCCGGCACCACCCTCACCCTCAGCGCCACCATTTACGCCTGCTTCACCGATCAGACCGGGCTGTGCACCATCAAGACGGTGCAGTGGAAGGTGCCCGTTGCTGACGGCGCGGGGCAGGATCAGCTGCCGCTGACCTACAGCCTCCCAACACCCTTAGGACTATGACCGGCCTGGTAACCGTGAAATCCTACCTCTACCGCCACGAGGCCGAGCTGGACCTGGCGTTGCTGGTGGCTGAGGGCATCGAGGCGATGATCTCCGCCGACGACGCCGGAGGCATGCAACCCAGCCTGCTGTTCGGCTCGGGTGGCGCCCGCCTGCTGGTGGCTGAGGGCGATGCCGCGGCGGCCCGGTTGCTGCTCGATTCGGTGGCAGACGGGGACTAGCAGCCTGGCCCTCCGGCCGCTTCCCGTCGGCAGCGCGCCTCTTCCTAAATTCCATTTAAATATTCACTTCCGCACGGTACGATCTATCTCTACATTGTACCACTGCTCAAGTTCAGGCCCCCACGCCGGGCGAGGAAGGATCGCATGCGTCGCATGCACATTGTTGCCATTGTCAGCTGCGTCGTACTGGCGTTACCCGATGCCGGATTCGCGTCGCAGAAGCTGGCTAAGTCCACCTTCCCGACTGTCCCGGCTCAGCCCAACACCGCTAACGGCCCCGACACCACCATCCTGAACATCAACGATTTCCACCTCTGGATTGATCGCAGGGGCTTCTTTCCCTGGACACTCTCCAGCAGCGGGTCCGCAGGCGAGTACCCGCCTGGATCGGGGGCCATATTTGCTGCCGGCATCATTTGGGGGGCCAAAGTGCGTGACGGCGGCGAGAAGCTTGTGCGGGCGAACGGATCGACGTACGTCTCAGGGTTGAAAGCCGGCANNNNNNNNNNGATGCCCACAGTTTCTTTCACCTGGATGCGCCCGCGGCCTCCTCTCCCCAAATTCAGGCGGTCTACGATCAGTATGACTACGACTGGCAGCACTGGCCCGCCGGAGAGGGCGCGCCCTTCGAGGACGTGGACGGTGACGGCCAGTACGATCCGGCAGTGGATTTCCCCGGGGTTCCAGGGGCCAGCCAGACCATCTGGCTGGTGGCCAACGATCTGCCCAACGCGGATGGCACCCACGTATCGCCTGCCTTCGCGGGCGCGCCGCCCATTGGCATCGAAATGCAAATGACCCTGTACGCCACACAACGGTGGAATCTGCCGGCCATCAACAAGGTGATATTCAGCGACGTTCGACTGATTTACACCGGCCTCCCTGACACGCCGGATAGCGCCCACATCGATACCATGTACATCAGCCAGTGGGCCGATCCCGACCTGGGCGATTTTGGCGATGATCTAGTAGGCTGGGATCACAACCTAGACATGGGCTACGTGTATGACGGTAGCCACTCCTTCGTTTACCCTTTCAGTCCAGAGTTGCCCGCCGTGGGTCATGTGTTGTTGGAAGGACCCAAGGCGGGTGGGGACACACTTAGGGCTACGGCCTTTTACGGGACTTGGCCGATTTTTACCTTCGGAGATATCGGAGAATATGTTGGCTCCTTGCAGTGGTTCAACCTGATGGAAGGGTTCCTGTCGCGTCCGGAGTATCCCACTCAACTCCCCTACGAAAATCTCCAGGGAGATCCCGTCAAATTTAACCTTGATGGTGATCCCGTGACGGGTACCGGTTTCTTGGACGGTATCCAATTCTCACCCGGCGACCGCGTTTACCTGATAAGCACTGGACCCTTTGCCATGGCCCTGGGCGACACGCAGGAAGTCA from Candidatus Neomarinimicrobiota bacterium harbors:
- a CDS encoding redoxin domain-containing protein, which translates into the protein MSDRFRGQLIAPEFPVGMDWLNTPKPLSLSELRGKVVLLDFWTYCCINCMHVIPELKVLEEKYRDELVVIGVHSAKFTTEQETNNIRQAILRYEIEHPVVNDSKFELWRAYGVRAWPTMILIDPEGKIIGTRSGEGALAVFDPLIAEVVNLFDREGKIDRRAIEVSLEADREPRRILSFPGKVLADPDQPVLYISDANHNRILVVDRKSEEILQVIGAGTKGADDGPFQQASFNHPQGLALADGKLYIADTENHLIRVADLHAGEVTTLLGTGRQARRFNLPGTGREVAINSPWDLVLVGDRLFVAMAGFHQIWEVNINTAYGEPFAGSGRENIVDGPRLSAQLAQPSGLTTDGTNLYFADSEVSAVRQVPLNGAGSVETLVGQGLFDFGDDEGSGDKARFQHPLGVAWAEGRLYVADTYNNRVKVIDPGEDRVTRFAGSGQPGYTDDPATFDEPGGLSYADGVLYVADTNNHLVRKLDLATGAVTTMNLRNLQLANDDLPADETFQLAPVALADGAAAAFTLELPPNMKLLDEAPSYLAQSGGKSVPITSLTTILPLAAIPGTTLTLSATIYACFTDQTGLCTIKTVQWKVPVADGAGQDQLPLTYSLPTPLGL
- a CDS encoding outer membrane protein transport protein, which translates into the protein MLDTPSQIPQRAVLMLIILTALLSGQNDQDAVRPFVGLGGPGGRASGLAQAFTGIADDATALYYNPAGLAHLVKTEISLGFHYLGVSTEVSPSGTSSPATITATRLGNVGLALPVAHTKLTVAAAYHLLRSFEHQRELNSAESRFRITEEGSIAAVALGAGYQVSSKLALGAALEVFTGHNKYTENSAFFTGSVQDSTDFVRIEPSYSGVGLNLGVLLAPVPRWRVGLLVRSPQKVAIKEEFSATGISPDNYNYESLASYSLRLGSSLTAGPLIFSGDMIWFDYSQIRFKSNLVDLIDSAEVPIDIGINDTLRNQYASTVGYAVGGELLVPFMNLKLRAGYRRDPPIMRESFPRMIQQTVALGMSVVPVPQIKIDLAVNFTVWRRELNDGSSELTTAALGWLSFAYRL